One genomic segment of Mytilus trossulus isolate FHL-02 chromosome 4, PNRI_Mtr1.1.1.hap1, whole genome shotgun sequence includes these proteins:
- the LOC134715292 gene encoding vacuolar protein sorting-associated protein 33B-like produces the protein MAGSTTNFPNVQRIRDMVRNDLASLLDSFKGKKDLVLDTELMKPLDRVAGATMLKQRQVDKIFKLDPTQKSIHGCEQRVYLVRPQMTTMKVIADHVNSDRSSNIKREYRIIMVPRKLHVCEMILEHEGVMGYITIHELQMDLIPLDRDILSLELPQFFRSFYLDSDHTWIQTIAKSLINIQALCGIIPNVYGIGKGSKMVNDLMKNILGEKLSGPDYSKCDIGNLILIDRDVDFVTPLCSQLTYEGLLDDTFGISCGYIEFGKDVTGKDQSTKLLLSSEDQIFDEVRNRHFSNVFEYLSSKAKSLQTEFDQRHGLESVGDMKDFVATKLRGLKAQKAALSHHIGACEVILGKKTKGEFEEYLQTEHSLLEGTALRENMTFIEELINKQSNMLQTLKLLCLLSLTLDGIPARDYKSLKKQYCQSHGFEQMLTFYNLSKLGMITDQELTTIQPATSLGKVTSSMAAMTKHSSFKSLCRRLALIPKTDDINLKSPTDMSYVFSGAYSPLSCKLVEQALTRETFLGMEEITKHLPGGVFAEVNAKQAKGKMPSSLPPSSKVVLVYFLGGCTYSEISALRFLGRLKGYRFLVATTSIITGTSLLEQVVEKPPI, from the exons ATGGCTGGATCAACAACAAATTTTCCAAATGTTCAAAGAATACGAGATATGGTTCGAAATGACCTTGCATCCCTGCTTGATTCT TTCAAAGGAAAGAAAGATTTAGTACTGGATACAGAGCTTATGAAACCATTAGATAGAGTGGCTGGAGCTACAATGCTTAAG CAAAGACAAGTGGATAAAATATTTAAGCTAGACCCAACACAGAAGTCAATACATGGCTGTGAACA gagGGTGTATTTAGTACGGCCACAAATGACCACCATGAAGGTCATAGCTGACCATGTCAACTCAGATAGAAGCAGCAATATCAAAAGAGAGTATAGAATTATTATGGTGCCTCGGAAG ttaCATGTATGTGAGATGATCCTTGAACATGAGGGTGTTATGGGATATATAACGATACATGAGTTACAGATGGATCTGATACCACTAGACAGAGATATACTGTCATTAGAGTTACCTCAGTTCTTTAGATCATTTTATCTg gataGTGACCATACCTGGATACAAACAATAGCCAAATCACTTATCAACATCCAGGCTCTATGTGGAATTATTCCTAATGTTTATGGTATTGGCAAAGGATCAAAG aTGGTGAATGATCTGATGAAAAATATACTTGGAGAGAAATTATCTGGACCAGACTACAGCAAGTGTGACATAGGAAATCTCATTCTCATAGACAGAG ATGTAGATTTTGTAACACCATTGTGCTCCCAGCTGACTTATGAAGGTCTACTAGATGATACATTTGGTATATCTTGTG GTTATATAGAATTTGGTAAAGATGTAACTGGAAAGGATCAGAGTACCAAACTTCTACTTAGCAGTGAAGATCAG ATTTTTGATGAAGTGAGAAACAGACATTTCTCCAATGTATTTGAATATCTGAGTTCTAAAGCCAAATCTTTACAGACTGAATTTGAT CAAAGACATGGTCTAGAATCTGTTGGGGACATGAAAGATTTTGTTGCAACTAAGTTACGAGGTCTGAAGGCACAGAAAGCAGCTTTATCACACC ATATTGGTGCCTGTGAGGTTATCCTTGGAAAGAAAACTAAAGGAGAGTTTGAGGAATACTTACAAACAGAACACA GTTTGTTAGAAGGTACAGCTCTGagagaaaacatgacatttatTGAAGAACTCATTAATAAACAG TCTAACATGTTACAGACCCTTAAATTGTTATGTTTACTGTCGCTGACCCTGGACGGCATACCAGCTCGTGACTATAAATCACTGAAGAAACAATATTGTCAG AGTCATGGATTTGAACAAATGTTGACATTTTACAACTTGAGTAAGCTTGGAATGATAACTGATCAAGAACTTACAACTATTCAACCAGCAACATCTCTGGGTAAAGTGACATCTAGTATGGCAGCCATGACTAAACACAGCTCGTTTAAAAGTTTGTGTCGAAGACTGGCCCTG ATACCTAAAACTGATGATATTAACTTGAAGAGCCCAACTGACATGTCATATGTGTTTAGTGGAGCATATTCACCTTTGTCATGTAAACTTGTTGAACAG GCATTAACGAGAGAAACATTTCTTGGTATGGAAGAAATAACTAAACATTTACCAGGCGGTGTCTTTGCTGAAGTCAATGCAAAGCAGGCAAAAg gaaAGATGCCCTCCTCCTTACCTCCATCCTCTAAAGTAGTCCTGGTCTACTTTTTGGGAGGTTGTACATATTCTGAAATATCAGCATTAAGATTTCTTGGAAGATTAAAAG